A portion of the Leptospira noumeaensis genome contains these proteins:
- the map gene encoding type I methionyl aminopeptidase, translating to MSIQNEKDLQGILKAGKFVAKVRELLKLLAKPGVSTLELDNAAKQEFEKAGAFSAPKFDYKFPGYTCISTNFEIAHGIPKKETILKDGDLVNIDVSAKLDGYYADTGISFVVGQSNASLQKLCETAIEGTMRATKQAFTGNYLRNIGKEIHSAAVENGFTVIKNLAGHGTGKKLHEEPQVLVYEEKRDQRKLGNGLVLAIESFISTGSQTAYEEEDGWTLVASNRRGELSYVAQCEHTVIVQNGKPIIATL from the coding sequence ATGTCGATTCAAAATGAAAAAGACCTTCAAGGGATTTTAAAAGCAGGGAAGTTTGTCGCAAAGGTTCGTGAACTTTTAAAACTTCTGGCCAAACCTGGAGTGTCGACTTTGGAACTAGACAACGCCGCCAAACAGGAATTTGAAAAGGCAGGAGCATTTTCCGCACCTAAGTTTGATTATAAATTTCCTGGTTATACTTGTATCAGTACCAATTTTGAAATCGCACATGGGATTCCTAAAAAAGAAACCATCTTAAAGGATGGAGATTTAGTGAATATCGATGTATCTGCAAAACTAGACGGTTATTATGCCGACACAGGAATTTCCTTTGTTGTGGGTCAGTCCAATGCTTCTCTTCAAAAACTTTGTGAAACAGCCATCGAAGGAACGATGCGTGCCACAAAACAGGCGTTTACTGGAAATTATCTCCGAAACATTGGCAAAGAAATTCATTCTGCGGCAGTAGAAAATGGATTTACTGTGATTAAAAATTTAGCAGGACACGGAACGGGAAAAAAACTCCATGAGGAACCGCAAGTTTTGGTTTACGAAGAAAAACGTGACCAAAGAAAACTCGGGAACGGTCTTGTTCTAGCAATTGAATCCTTTATTTCTACAGGAAGCCAAACCGCTTACGAAGAAGAAGATGGTTGGACACTGGTTGCAAGCAATCGTCGAGGGGAACTCAGTTATGTAGCACAGTGCGAACATACTGTCATTGTCCAAAACGGAAAACCCATCATCGCCACATTATAA
- a CDS encoding alpha/beta hydrolase encodes MSLEIIESGASPEKARGILVIWPSTGGNARSFRIRDSELETLGLRLIRFNPPSHGNSKGIYDPKAAILLLDDYLKERGYTNKELYGIGHSGGGAALMMYANLVPFQKLFLLSPILDSVLSLRFLYESGSIEEFSRLLLLPGSSDEEKPNKQILETLSNPQWLEDGNVSHLNVPIQNSRIRLDDLSLFLKNLFLPGFVVDTSVIQKRTNYTIFLPKVDKWFPKEYTISFAKENGLNCIEIPEAPDHFFSSSWLMIWKQIKKIGF; translated from the coding sequence TTGTCCTTAGAAATCATTGAATCGGGAGCCTCTCCAGAAAAAGCGAGAGGTATACTTGTTATTTGGCCAAGCACTGGTGGTAATGCGAGATCGTTTCGGATTCGTGATAGTGAACTGGAAACTTTAGGGTTAAGACTCATTCGGTTCAATCCTCCTTCTCATGGAAATTCAAAAGGAATCTATGATCCAAAAGCCGCCATATTATTGTTAGATGATTATCTAAAAGAGCGAGGTTATACAAACAAAGAATTGTATGGGATTGGGCATAGTGGAGGAGGGGCTGCTCTTATGATGTATGCCAATTTAGTCCCCTTTCAAAAATTGTTTTTACTTTCTCCCATTTTGGATAGTGTTCTTAGTCTTCGATTTTTATATGAGTCAGGTTCGATTGAGGAGTTTAGTCGGCTTCTTTTGTTACCAGGAAGTTCTGATGAAGAAAAACCCAACAAACAGATATTAGAAACTCTTTCGAACCCTCAGTGGTTAGAAGATGGAAATGTTAGTCATCTGAATGTTCCCATCCAAAACTCTAGGATTCGTTTAGATGACTTGTCTCTATTTTTAAAAAATCTTTTTTTACCGGGGTTTGTGGTAGATACCTCCGTCATTCAAAAAAGAACTAATTATACAATTTTTCTACCAAAGGTTGATAAGTGGTTTCCTAAAGAATACACCATCAGTTTTGCAAAAGAGAACGGACTGAACTGTATCGAAATTCCCGAAGCACCCGACCATTTTTTTTCTTCCTCATGGCTTATGATTTGGAAACAAATCAAAAAGATTGGATTTTAA